From the genome of Acetomicrobium thermoterrenum DSM 13490, one region includes:
- the fapR gene encoding transcription factor FapR produces MSTSGDRKRRHQRILKLLRENPLLTDEALANALGVSLSTVRLDRALLGIPEFRERMRKMAEEATSRLRSLRYDEVVGELVELQPNKLALSVLQTTGDMAFRDTDLVADHHIYAQATSLAIAVVEADYVITASAHIRYKVPARVGDMLVARAKVGTHKQNKYIVSVRTKVEGKEIFIGRFIVAALENYP; encoded by the coding sequence GTGTCAACATCGGGCGACAGGAAGCGTCGGCACCAGAGGATTTTGAAGCTTTTAAGGGAAAACCCCCTGCTCACTGACGAAGCTTTGGCTAATGCCCTGGGAGTTTCTTTGAGTACTGTCAGGCTGGACAGGGCACTTCTGGGGATCCCGGAGTTCAGGGAGAGAATGAGAAAAATGGCCGAAGAGGCGACAAGCAGGTTGAGATCCCTGAGGTACGATGAAGTGGTGGGGGAATTGGTGGAGCTTCAGCCTAACAAACTGGCCCTGTCGGTACTTCAGACCACCGGAGATATGGCCTTTCGCGATACCGACCTGGTAGCCGATCACCACATTTATGCTCAGGCGACCTCTCTAGCGATCGCGGTAGTGGAGGCCGATTACGTGATAACCGCTTCGGCTCACATAAGATACAAGGTTCCAGCCCGTGTCGGCGATATGCTGGTGGCGAGGGCCAAGGTGGGGACCCACAAGCAGAATAAATACATAGTAAGCGTCAGAACGAAGGTCGAGGGGAAAGAAATTTTCATTGGCAGGTTCATCGTTGCAGCTCTTGAAAACTACCCCTAA
- the dut gene encoding dUTP diphosphatase, giving the protein MKVKVLRKGNATKFDLPDYMTPSSSGVDLRAAEEKVIEPGRWALVGTGLYLEIPVGYEAQVRPRSGLALKHGVTVLNAPGTIDADYRGEVGVILVNLSDNPFEVKVGDRIAQLVITFVARAEFEEAGGLTATERGAGGFGSTGLK; this is encoded by the coding sequence TTGAAAGTCAAAGTACTTCGTAAGGGCAATGCCACTAAGTTCGATCTTCCCGACTACATGACGCCTTCCTCTTCGGGCGTAGATTTGAGGGCAGCGGAGGAGAAAGTGATTGAGCCGGGACGTTGGGCTTTGGTGGGCACGGGACTTTACCTTGAGATACCGGTCGGCTATGAGGCGCAGGTAAGGCCCCGTAGCGGCCTTGCCCTGAAACACGGGGTGACCGTTTTAAACGCTCCCGGAACGATAGATGCCGATTATAGAGGTGAAGTGGGCGTCATTTTAGTTAATTTAAGCGACAATCCCTTCGAGGTAAAAGTAGGAGACAGAATTGCACAGCTCGTCATCACTTTCGTGGCAAGGGCGGAATTTGAAGAAGCAGGTGGGTTGACCGCCACGGAGCGGGGTGCCGGCGGCTTTGGAAGTACCGGCTTAAAGTAA
- the plsX gene encoding phosphate acyltransferase PlsX yields the protein MILALDAMGGDHAPGEVCKGALAACSKYPDLEVVLVGDGSQIEMSIQGAEPFVTKRIHIVHTDEFITMGESPTVAFRKKKKASIRMVMDMVKSGDAQGCISAGNTGAVVAGGVLILGRIEGIDRPGLGVPIPLPNRITLLIDVGATVRCKPINLYQFAIMGDIYMKNTLGVKSPVVALLSNGEEEIKGDEVVCEARNMLAGGNMEFMGYVEGKDIPLGVADVVVCDGFTGNVLLKFIEGVGEALYKLLKEEMEQRVLPKVGFLFLLPMLKEIWGRFDYEKYGGTPLLGVNGVVIKAHGRSKARAIDNALKVARDFANHRGVDLIRDGLDRGGM from the coding sequence TTGATCTTGGCATTAGATGCTATGGGAGGAGATCATGCTCCCGGTGAAGTGTGTAAGGGGGCGTTGGCAGCTTGCTCCAAATACCCCGACCTCGAAGTGGTGTTGGTGGGAGACGGCAGCCAAATAGAAATGTCGATACAGGGCGCGGAGCCTTTTGTAACGAAAAGGATTCATATCGTTCATACTGATGAATTCATTACCATGGGCGAATCCCCAACAGTGGCTTTCAGAAAGAAAAAAAAGGCCAGCATTAGGATGGTAATGGATATGGTGAAAAGCGGTGATGCTCAGGGGTGCATATCGGCGGGCAATACTGGAGCGGTCGTGGCCGGGGGCGTGTTAATTTTGGGCAGAATTGAGGGCATAGACAGGCCCGGCTTAGGAGTTCCCATACCGTTGCCCAACAGGATTACCCTTCTTATAGATGTTGGGGCAACAGTTCGCTGTAAGCCCATTAACCTCTATCAGTTCGCCATCATGGGGGATATCTACATGAAGAATACCTTGGGTGTCAAATCCCCCGTCGTCGCTTTGCTCTCCAATGGCGAAGAGGAGATAAAAGGCGATGAGGTCGTCTGCGAAGCCAGGAACATGTTGGCCGGAGGCAACATGGAGTTTATGGGATATGTGGAAGGCAAGGACATACCCTTGGGAGTGGCCGATGTGGTTGTTTGCGACGGCTTTACGGGAAACGTGTTGTTGAAGTTCATCGAAGGCGTGGGCGAAGCGTTGTATAAGTTGTTAAAAGAAGAGATGGAACAACGGGTTCTCCCTAAAGTCGGATTTCTTTTTTTATTGCCCATGCTCAAGGAGATTTGGGGGCGTTTCGACTACGAAAAATATGGCGGGACCCCTCTGCTCGGCGTTAACGGAGTGGTCATAAAGGCCCACGGACGGTCGAAAGCGAGGGCCATTGACAACGCATTGAAGGTCGCCAGGGATTTTGCAAATCATCGTGGCGTTGATTTGATTAGAGACGGCTTGGATCGAGGAGGGATGTAG
- the trmB gene encoding tRNA (guanosine(46)-N7)-methyltransferase TrmB, translating to MSWALDKVILSPDSARLFRREELPRRGTIFAEIGFGNGDFLLNLASARRDALCVGIEVSLTSLLKAARKVLRGGIDNVKLLNGDGSFLLREFFLPERVEGVFVNFPCPWPKKRHSKRRLINSLFADNLAGALKIGGFFELASDEKWFVDEARGCLLENKALEVGEIQRNLGGPIGTKYEQKWISLGKSIYRLRATKVSFFRTTSIVDWEEVALDINKEMPKGWQMGKLGFMTNKAGGDDRFKWAFKDAFLGDDGTGLLQVITADDGFQQKFYVRVIPRENSVLIKLDDASTVYRTPAVKGAFKALAEEIGKL from the coding sequence ATGTCTTGGGCTTTGGACAAGGTCATACTTTCTCCCGACTCCGCGCGCCTTTTTCGTAGAGAAGAGCTTCCGCGACGGGGGACCATTTTCGCTGAGATAGGTTTTGGTAACGGCGACTTTTTGCTGAATTTGGCGTCAGCCCGGAGGGATGCTCTTTGCGTCGGGATAGAGGTTTCGCTTACATCTCTTCTTAAGGCAGCGAGAAAGGTGCTTAGAGGAGGAATTGATAACGTCAAACTGCTCAATGGTGACGGCAGCTTCTTGCTTAGGGAATTCTTCCTGCCCGAAAGGGTGGAGGGAGTTTTCGTAAATTTTCCCTGCCCCTGGCCGAAGAAAAGGCATTCTAAGAGGCGGTTGATCAATTCTCTTTTCGCAGATAATCTCGCGGGAGCCCTCAAAATAGGGGGTTTCTTTGAGCTGGCAAGCGACGAAAAGTGGTTCGTGGATGAGGCAAGGGGCTGTCTTCTTGAAAATAAAGCCCTGGAAGTCGGAGAAATCCAACGTAACTTAGGTGGACCGATAGGGACCAAATACGAACAAAAGTGGATATCCTTAGGCAAATCGATTTACAGACTTAGGGCAACTAAAGTAAGTTTCTTCAGGACAACTTCGATCGTCGATTGGGAGGAAGTTGCGTTGGACATCAATAAGGAAATGCCCAAGGGGTGGCAGATGGGCAAACTGGGTTTCATGACGAATAAAGCAGGGGGAGACGATCGATTCAAATGGGCTTTCAAGGACGCTTTCTTAGGCGACGACGGAACGGGACTTTTGCAGGTTATAACAGCGGATGACGGCTTTCAGCAAAAGTTTTACGTCAGAGTCATACCCCGCGAAAATTCCGTCTTGATAAAGCTCGATGATGCTTCTACCGTTTACAGGACGCCTGCCGTCAAGGGGGCCTTTAAAGCCCTCGCCGAGGAGATTGGAAAACTTTGA
- a CDS encoding YceD family protein — protein MEDKLDLHCFLNLEDIKKGEIFSTSVSFDEADNTISYWGQEYLLKFPLTFDVKAHWANEELRVDLETTFRVEVPCARCLKPVLLDISEGYEYIYTLRKPSFEPDHELTEEEMSMVHIKFWPTHLDLSPQLWESIILSLPSVALCDPDCRGLCPHCGKDLNVDSCDCAFREVDPRLEALKKAKISLSGLERRKERDGHPKKKGVSRKDG, from the coding sequence TTGGAGGATAAATTGGATCTGCATTGTTTTTTAAATCTCGAGGACATAAAGAAGGGAGAAATCTTCAGCACGTCGGTATCGTTCGATGAAGCCGACAACACTATCAGTTACTGGGGGCAGGAATACCTTTTAAAATTTCCACTGACCTTCGATGTGAAGGCTCATTGGGCAAACGAGGAATTGAGGGTTGACCTGGAAACGACCTTCAGGGTAGAGGTTCCCTGCGCCAGATGTCTTAAACCCGTATTATTGGATATTTCCGAAGGATATGAATACATATACACCCTGAGAAAACCAAGCTTTGAACCCGACCACGAACTGACCGAGGAAGAAATGTCAATGGTGCATATTAAATTTTGGCCTACGCATCTTGACTTGAGCCCCCAGTTATGGGAGAGTATTATCCTGTCTTTGCCCTCTGTCGCCCTTTGCGATCCCGATTGCAGGGGGCTCTGTCCTCATTGCGGCAAAGACCTGAATGTCGATTCCTGTGACTGTGCTTTCCGTGAGGTTGATCCTCGCCTGGAAGCGTTGAAGAAGGCAAAGATTTCGCTAAGCGGTCTCGAAAGGAGGAAAGAAAGAGATGGCCATCCCAAAAAGAAAGGTGTCTCACGCAAAGACGGCTAA
- a CDS encoding acetate/propionate family kinase: MKILVLNCGSSSLKYQLFDMPQERVAAKGLVERIGIEGSRIKHTKTDSNTTVKDANIPNHKVALKYVVDLLLDGDAGVMKSLSELGAAGHRVVHGGEKFASSVVIDDDVIQAIDECVPLAPLHNPANLTGIKAMKELLPELPQVAVFDTAFHQTMPQKAYMYGLPYRYYTTYKGRRYGFHGTSHYYVAHRTAELMGKPIEELRIVTCHLGNGSSITAVNGGVSVDTSLGFGTVPGIIMGTRSGDVDPTLLLHIMEQEGMSPSEMSHVLHKESGFWGLSGISSDLRDIEEAMEKGNERATLVMEMLVYGIAKFVGAYAAAMKGLDAVAFTAGIGENSPIVREKVCEYLSFLGLKFDRAENEALIRGKEGYISTKDSPVKALVVPTNEELVIARDTFKLIDNR; encoded by the coding sequence TTGAAAATTCTGGTTCTAAACTGTGGTAGTTCTTCTTTGAAATATCAGTTGTTCGACATGCCTCAGGAGAGGGTGGCTGCCAAGGGTTTGGTCGAAAGGATTGGCATCGAAGGCTCCAGGATAAAACACACCAAGACGGATTCGAACACGACGGTAAAGGATGCAAATATACCCAATCACAAAGTCGCACTCAAGTATGTCGTGGACCTTCTTTTGGATGGCGATGCAGGGGTAATGAAAAGCTTAAGCGAGCTTGGCGCTGCAGGACATCGCGTCGTCCACGGGGGAGAAAAGTTCGCCTCTTCGGTGGTCATAGACGATGATGTTATTCAAGCCATAGACGAATGCGTCCCCCTCGCTCCGCTGCACAACCCGGCAAACCTGACGGGGATAAAGGCGATGAAGGAGCTCCTTCCCGAACTTCCGCAGGTCGCCGTTTTCGATACGGCCTTTCATCAGACGATGCCCCAAAAGGCCTACATGTACGGCCTTCCCTACAGATATTATACGACTTACAAGGGTCGCCGGTACGGGTTTCACGGAACGAGCCATTACTACGTTGCCCACAGGACGGCAGAGCTCATGGGAAAACCAATTGAAGAATTGAGGATCGTCACCTGCCATCTGGGGAACGGAAGCTCCATTACTGCGGTGAATGGGGGAGTATCCGTGGACACCTCTTTAGGCTTTGGGACTGTTCCCGGCATCATAATGGGCACCAGGAGCGGCGATGTGGATCCCACTCTTCTTTTGCATATAATGGAACAAGAAGGGATGAGCCCGTCCGAAATGAGCCACGTCCTTCATAAGGAAAGCGGATTTTGGGGGTTGAGCGGTATAAGCAGCGACCTTCGCGATATAGAAGAAGCCATGGAAAAGGGGAACGAAAGGGCCACTTTGGTAATGGAAATGCTAGTTTATGGCATAGCGAAATTCGTAGGAGCCTACGCTGCAGCGATGAAGGGCTTGGATGCCGTTGCTTTTACTGCAGGCATAGGCGAAAACAGCCCCATCGTCAGGGAAAAAGTGTGCGAATACCTGAGCTTTCTAGGTCTTAAATTCGACAGGGCCGAAAATGAAGCGTTGATCAGAGGTAAGGAGGGTTATATTAGCACAAAGGATTCGCCCGTGAAGGCCCTCGTGGTGCCAACCAACGAGGAACTCGTCATCGCAAGGGATACCTTTAAGCTGATCGACAACAGGTAA
- a CDS encoding RsmD family RNA methyltransferase gives MRKTTGKVLQALFNSLGDMRGKAFLDLFSGSGQVADEAWRRGARPVVAVEADRRLCSALRAIAEGKEEFKIFCLDVRRALPNLKKKEYSFSVAFADPPYEQGWVAELLSLFLKYGDLLGRDSLLVIERSKREEIPFPLEGWELSRERNYGDTVLSFLKKKEDL, from the coding sequence TTGAGAAAGACCACCGGAAAGGTCTTGCAAGCTCTCTTTAATTCCCTGGGCGATATGCGGGGGAAGGCCTTTTTGGACCTTTTTTCGGGAAGCGGACAGGTTGCCGATGAGGCTTGGAGGAGGGGTGCAAGGCCCGTCGTAGCTGTGGAAGCGGATCGCAGGCTCTGCAGCGCCTTAAGGGCAATTGCGGAGGGTAAAGAGGAATTTAAAATTTTTTGCCTCGATGTTAGGAGAGCCTTGCCCAACCTGAAGAAGAAAGAATACAGCTTTTCCGTCGCATTCGCCGATCCTCCTTATGAGCAGGGTTGGGTAGCGGAGTTGCTCTCCCTTTTTCTCAAGTATGGCGACCTCTTGGGGCGCGACTCTTTGCTCGTGATCGAACGGTCGAAGAGGGAGGAGATACCCTTTCCATTAGAAGGTTGGGAGCTGTCCAGGGAAAGGAACTATGGCGATACCGTGTTGTCCTTTTTGAAGAAAAAGGAGGATTTATAG
- the fabD gene encoding ACP S-malonyltransferase: MAYAFVFPGQGVQEVGMGREFYDEFTVSREMFLRADEALGFPLSRVIFEGPEEELTKTEFAQPAILTVSIAAFEALKSMRKELDPSFVAGHSLGEYTALVASGALKLEDGVRLVNIRGKLMQQAVPLGVGAMAAIIGLDKETVEEICSLASTAESFCEPANYNSPQQIVLSGHTEAVNRAIVLAKERKAKRAVPLKVSAPFHSSLMRPVAEGLSEAFKSCEWRRPKWPVVANVNAKPLESVEEIQKALLLQSYSPVLWTQSVEFMRGAGAYFFLEVGPGGVLTGLIKKIAKDVKVYSLDSPEKLKGALDFLGGAQVE, translated from the coding sequence TTGGCATATGCGTTCGTTTTTCCGGGCCAGGGTGTCCAGGAAGTGGGCATGGGAAGGGAGTTTTACGACGAATTTACCGTCTCCAGGGAGATGTTCTTGCGAGCCGACGAAGCCCTTGGCTTTCCTCTTAGCAGGGTCATATTTGAGGGCCCCGAAGAGGAATTGACCAAGACAGAGTTCGCCCAGCCGGCTATCCTGACCGTCTCTATTGCCGCCTTCGAAGCGCTGAAGTCCATGCGGAAAGAGTTGGATCCCTCCTTCGTTGCCGGTCACAGCTTAGGGGAGTATACGGCCCTGGTCGCTTCGGGCGCCTTAAAACTTGAGGATGGAGTAAGGCTCGTCAATATTCGCGGCAAGCTCATGCAGCAGGCCGTTCCTCTTGGCGTCGGTGCCATGGCTGCCATCATCGGACTGGACAAGGAAACGGTCGAAGAAATATGTAGCCTAGCCTCGACGGCCGAATCTTTTTGTGAGCCTGCAAATTACAATTCGCCCCAACAGATCGTCCTCTCCGGACATACCGAAGCGGTAAATCGCGCTATAGTACTGGCCAAGGAGAGAAAGGCAAAAAGGGCTGTTCCGTTAAAGGTAAGTGCCCCTTTCCACTCCTCATTGATGCGCCCCGTTGCTGAGGGGTTGAGCGAGGCCTTTAAAAGTTGCGAGTGGAGAAGGCCCAAGTGGCCTGTAGTGGCAAACGTAAACGCCAAACCCCTTGAAAGCGTGGAAGAAATACAGAAGGCCCTGCTCCTTCAAAGCTACAGTCCCGTGTTATGGACCCAGTCGGTGGAGTTCATGAGGGGGGCGGGAGCATATTTCTTCCTGGAGGTCGGCCCCGGCGGAGTGTTGACGGGCTTGATCAAAAAGATCGCTAAAGACGTCAAGGTTTACTCCCTCGATAGCCCGGAAAAATTAAAGGGAGCTCTTGATTTTTTGGGGGGTGCTCAAGTAGAATGA
- the rpmF gene encoding 50S ribosomal protein L32 has translation MAIPKRKVSHAKTAKRYAQWIKSLKGPELTICPHCSEVVMTYRACPECGYYRGRSVGKLAKKEEE, from the coding sequence ATGGCCATCCCAAAAAGAAAGGTGTCTCACGCAAAGACGGCTAAAAGATACGCCCAATGGATTAAGAGTCTAAAGGGACCCGAGCTGACTATCTGTCCCCATTGCTCTGAAGTCGTGATGACTTATAGGGCCTGTCCTGAATGCGGATACTATAGGGGGCGTTCTGTAGGAAAGCTAGCCAAAAAAGAAGAAGAGTAG
- a CDS encoding tRNA(Met) cytidine acetate ligase, translating to MREKVLGIVAEYNPFHNGHLYHIDKALEITGASDVIVALSSNFVQRGEPSMVDKWVRAKMALLQGANLILELPSAFSCHNAGVFCSAGVDLLASTGLVTHISFGMEETSFHSLKSVIDILIEEPPSFKEKLRQYLNCGNSFVEARSLAMEDIIPGSGELLSQSNNILAIGYIMRIAQKGYALTPLPVKRIGRRYLDETLSDLASATAIRKAVKSKGLDGIIAQVPESTFSILKNAFERGRCAIDDDLLFRMIVSSCLRSSKDEIFHTAEIREGIENRIIEAAKRSSNLEELVEKVATKRYPKARVQRHLIHILLSYDHWTNVAVQRLSVPYIRVLGFDDRGRRLLKKMKDRAKLPVIDKPRHIPSAYGETIMDFEYRATEIWEMLCNFPQRRREIVQKPVII from the coding sequence ATGAGAGAAAAAGTTTTAGGAATAGTGGCCGAATACAACCCCTTTCACAACGGACACTTATATCACATAGACAAAGCCCTCGAGATCACGGGGGCGAGCGACGTCATTGTGGCCCTTTCTTCCAATTTCGTCCAGAGGGGAGAACCCTCAATGGTCGATAAATGGGTACGCGCAAAAATGGCTCTGTTGCAAGGAGCAAACCTGATATTGGAATTGCCCTCCGCCTTTTCCTGCCACAACGCCGGCGTCTTCTGCTCCGCAGGAGTGGACCTGCTTGCTTCCACTGGTTTGGTCACCCATATATCCTTTGGAATGGAGGAAACGTCTTTCCATTCACTAAAAAGCGTCATCGATATATTAATCGAGGAACCGCCATCTTTCAAGGAAAAATTGAGACAATATCTTAACTGCGGAAATTCCTTCGTCGAGGCCCGCTCCCTCGCGATGGAGGACATTATACCTGGCTCAGGCGAACTTCTGTCCCAATCCAACAACATTCTGGCCATAGGCTACATAATGAGGATCGCGCAAAAAGGCTACGCTCTGACGCCGCTTCCCGTAAAAAGAATCGGAAGAAGATATCTCGACGAGACACTGTCCGACCTCGCAAGCGCTACTGCAATAAGAAAGGCGGTCAAATCGAAGGGCCTAGACGGGATAATCGCCCAGGTCCCGGAAAGCACTTTTTCAATATTAAAAAATGCCTTCGAAAGAGGAAGATGTGCCATAGATGACGATCTTTTATTCAGGATGATAGTATCATCCTGTCTCAGGTCCTCTAAAGATGAAATATTCCATACGGCCGAGATAAGGGAGGGAATCGAAAACAGAATTATCGAAGCCGCGAAAAGATCCTCAAACTTGGAGGAGCTTGTGGAAAAGGTCGCCACAAAAAGATACCCCAAAGCTCGGGTGCAGCGGCATTTAATCCACATCCTACTTTCCTACGACCACTGGACGAATGTGGCGGTCCAAAGACTATCCGTTCCCTATATTCGAGTCCTGGGTTTCGACGACAGAGGAAGACGCCTTTTAAAGAAGATGAAAGACAGGGCAAAACTTCCCGTTATAGACAAACCAAGGCATATACCTTCCGCCTACGGCGAAACGATAATGGACTTCGAGTACAGGGCCACGGAAATTTGGGAAATGCTTTGCAACTTTCCTCAAAGGAGAAGGGAGATCGTCCAAAAGCCCGTTATCATATGA
- the coaD gene encoding pantetheine-phosphate adenylyltransferase, protein MLKAVYPGSFDPITNGHLYVAERAAALFDELVLAILVNPQKKSTFTVEERKTMAREALSHVSNVRVKSFEGLLVDFMRQERCRVIIRGLRALSDFEYEFQMALMNRELAPEIETIFIVTDAQYSYLSSSAVKEVFQFGGSVQGMVPPGVYRRLRERFPPKDLI, encoded by the coding sequence GTGCTCAAGGCTGTTTATCCCGGCTCTTTCGATCCTATAACTAACGGGCACCTCTACGTGGCGGAAAGGGCTGCAGCCCTTTTTGACGAATTGGTTTTGGCCATATTGGTGAACCCCCAAAAGAAGTCCACCTTCACGGTAGAGGAAAGGAAGACCATGGCTCGTGAGGCTTTAAGCCACGTATCCAACGTGAGGGTCAAAAGTTTCGAGGGCCTTTTGGTGGATTTCATGAGGCAGGAACGCTGCAGGGTGATCATCAGAGGATTGAGAGCGCTCTCTGATTTCGAGTACGAATTCCAGATGGCCCTTATGAACAGGGAGCTGGCGCCTGAGATCGAGACCATATTTATCGTCACAGACGCTCAATATTCCTATCTTTCCAGCAGTGCCGTGAAGGAGGTCTTTCAGTTCGGCGGATCTGTCCAGGGCATGGTTCCGCCCGGCGTTTACAGGAGGCTGCGAGAGAGGTTTCCGCCCAAGGACCTCATATGA
- a CDS encoding beta-ketoacyl-ACP synthase III, whose product MGVFNGRPVSLLGSGMYVPEKVLTNKDLEKIVDTNDEWIRTRTGIVERRVASDDQVTSDLAYLAALEALRSCSLSPEDLDMVIVATNTPDTIFPSVAAKVQGKLAATKAGASDIQSGCTSSVYALTYAAAGIASFLWERVLVIGAEILTRLLNWEDRSTCVLFGDGAGAVVLGVSPDGKNRVISASLRSDGTKSDLIILPGGLVECPASVEMIEKKLHTIHMKGNDVFKFVNKELPPFLSEFCDESGLALDDVDWWIFHQANYRIVESVLRRLGVSMDKAILNVDKYGNTSSASVFLAFHEAMAEGKVKRGDKVVMVSFGSGMTYGATLIEV is encoded by the coding sequence GTGGGTGTTTTTAACGGAAGGCCGGTATCCCTATTGGGTAGCGGCATGTACGTTCCCGAGAAGGTCTTGACCAATAAAGACCTCGAGAAAATTGTTGATACTAACGACGAATGGATCAGGACGCGCACAGGCATCGTTGAGCGGAGGGTCGCATCCGACGATCAGGTCACCAGCGATTTAGCTTACCTGGCGGCCCTCGAGGCCTTGAGGTCATGTTCCCTTAGTCCTGAAGATTTAGATATGGTTATCGTGGCGACAAATACGCCCGACACCATATTTCCTTCGGTGGCTGCCAAAGTTCAGGGGAAGTTAGCCGCCACAAAAGCGGGAGCAAGCGACATACAGTCCGGTTGCACCAGCAGCGTTTACGCTCTCACTTATGCAGCTGCAGGCATAGCTTCGTTTCTCTGGGAGAGAGTACTGGTGATAGGGGCCGAAATTTTGACGAGGCTGCTTAATTGGGAGGACAGGTCTACCTGCGTTTTATTTGGTGATGGCGCCGGAGCTGTCGTTTTGGGAGTTAGTCCTGACGGCAAAAACAGGGTGATATCGGCTTCCCTAAGAAGCGATGGCACGAAAAGCGACCTGATCATTTTGCCCGGAGGTTTGGTGGAATGCCCCGCCTCGGTAGAGATGATAGAGAAAAAATTACATACGATTCATATGAAGGGCAACGATGTGTTCAAGTTCGTGAACAAGGAATTGCCGCCCTTTTTGTCGGAGTTCTGCGATGAATCGGGATTAGCTCTTGACGATGTGGACTGGTGGATATTTCATCAAGCAAACTACCGGATCGTGGAAAGCGTACTGAGGCGCCTCGGCGTTTCCATGGATAAAGCTATACTGAACGTGGATAAGTACGGAAACACCTCCTCAGCCTCCGTTTTTCTGGCCTTTCATGAGGCCATGGCAGAGGGAAAGGTGAAGAGGGGAGACAAGGTAGTCATGGTGAGCTTCGGGTCGGGGATGACCTATGGGGCTACATTGATAGAGGTATGA
- the fabK gene encoding enoyl-[acyl-carrier-protein] reductase FabK, whose protein sequence is MFKNTRIQELLGLEYPIFQGGMAWVANADLAAAVSNGGGLGVIAAGNMPPELLDREIKRAKSMTDRPFAVNIMLMSPTAEAAIEVVAENRVPVVTTGAGSPGKVIERLKPLGTIIIPVIASVAHAKRVEKQGADAVVAEGTEAGGHIGELTTMVLVPQVADAISIPVVAAGGIADGRGVVAAFALGAEGVQVGTRFVCAVESPAHEAYKRMIIEATDRSTVVTGRTTGHPVRCIKNKLTKRFEEMETAGVSLEELEAFGAGKLRAAVMEGDVEWGSVMAGQSAGLVKKVQPAAEIIKELFSDAERVLRGLENRLE, encoded by the coding sequence ATGTTTAAAAATACGAGAATTCAAGAACTGCTTGGATTGGAGTACCCCATTTTTCAGGGCGGTATGGCCTGGGTCGCCAATGCCGATCTGGCTGCCGCAGTGAGCAATGGAGGAGGGCTCGGCGTCATAGCTGCGGGGAACATGCCTCCTGAATTGTTGGACAGGGAGATAAAGAGGGCAAAAAGCATGACAGACAGGCCTTTTGCCGTTAACATAATGCTCATGTCCCCCACGGCAGAAGCCGCAATTGAGGTGGTCGCCGAAAATCGCGTTCCCGTGGTGACTACCGGAGCCGGCAGCCCCGGGAAGGTGATAGAAAGGCTGAAACCCTTGGGTACCATAATAATACCGGTAATAGCATCGGTAGCCCATGCGAAGAGGGTCGAAAAGCAGGGAGCCGATGCTGTGGTTGCCGAAGGAACCGAGGCCGGAGGCCATATAGGCGAGCTAACGACAATGGTCCTCGTCCCTCAGGTGGCAGATGCCATTAGCATTCCCGTCGTTGCCGCAGGCGGCATAGCCGACGGACGTGGCGTCGTTGCAGCCTTTGCCCTTGGGGCCGAGGGCGTGCAGGTAGGGACGCGTTTCGTCTGCGCCGTCGAAAGCCCTGCCCATGAGGCCTACAAGCGCATGATCATCGAGGCCACTGACAGGTCTACCGTCGTTACAGGACGCACGACGGGCCATCCCGTGAGGTGTATTAAGAACAAATTGACGAAAAGGTTCGAGGAAATGGAAACAGCAGGAGTCAGCCTGGAAGAGCTGGAGGCGTTTGGAGCGGGAAAGCTCAGGGCAGCAGTGATGGAGGGCGACGTGGAGTGGGGGTCGGTGATGGCCGGCCAATCCGCCGGTCTGGTCAAAAAGGTTCAGCCCGCTGCAGAGATCATCAAAGAACTTTTTAGCGACGCCGAAAGGGTCCTTCGAGGCCTCGAAAATCGTTTAGAGTAA